The Mycolicibacterium hassiacum DSM 44199 genome includes a window with the following:
- a CDS encoding adenylate/guanylate cyclase domain-containing protein — protein sequence MVDLDALEAAGIANARQRAALIEYLDSLGFTAEDMVEAERRGRLFGLAGDALQWPGLPIHSLRTAAEALGTSVEELSDAWAALGLPITDPDAVALSQNDVDGMRVWAEMKPMVGETAALGFLRVLGNTMARLAEAGSTMVRMARPDIQITYTNDELATARAFRAVSEHTERLSVLIDSVWRHHLISARTHFEHVITDNSAQVTCGIGFVDMTGFTALVQRLTPGELFDLLSDIGGLVADLVHTDGGRVVKFIGDEVMWVTSTPELLLQVAIDLIEHPRVTEEGLRVRAGLGYGPVLALAGDYFGTPVNLAARLVAAAAPGQVLACSDLRDLVPDRPAVALPPLTLKGFDEPVAAYDLHPTAAG from the coding sequence GTGGTCGATCTCGACGCGCTGGAAGCCGCGGGGATCGCCAACGCGCGCCAGCGGGCGGCCCTGATCGAATACCTCGACAGCCTCGGTTTCACCGCCGAGGACATGGTCGAGGCCGAACGCCGCGGGCGGCTGTTCGGGCTGGCCGGTGACGCGCTGCAGTGGCCCGGCCTGCCGATCCACAGCCTGCGCACCGCGGCGGAGGCGCTCGGCACGTCGGTCGAGGAGTTGTCCGACGCCTGGGCCGCGCTGGGGCTGCCGATCACCGACCCGGACGCCGTGGCGTTGAGCCAGAACGACGTCGACGGCATGCGGGTGTGGGCGGAGATGAAGCCGATGGTCGGCGAGACCGCCGCCCTGGGTTTTCTGCGCGTGCTGGGCAACACCATGGCGCGGCTGGCCGAGGCGGGCTCGACGATGGTCCGGATGGCGCGGCCCGACATCCAGATCACCTACACCAACGACGAACTGGCCACCGCCCGGGCGTTCCGCGCGGTGTCCGAGCACACCGAGCGGCTGAGCGTGCTGATCGACTCGGTGTGGCGGCACCACCTGATCAGTGCCCGCACCCACTTCGAACACGTCATCACCGACAACTCGGCGCAGGTGACCTGCGGTATCGGGTTCGTCGACATGACCGGCTTCACCGCGCTGGTCCAGAGGCTCACCCCGGGCGAGCTGTTCGACCTGCTCAGCGACATCGGCGGGCTGGTGGCCGACCTGGTGCACACCGACGGCGGGCGGGTGGTCAAGTTCATCGGCGACGAGGTGATGTGGGTGACCTCGACGCCGGAGCTGCTGCTGCAGGTCGCCATCGATCTGATCGAGCATCCGCGGGTGACGGAGGAGGGTCTGCGGGTACGTGCCGGGCTGGGTTACGGTCCGGTGCTGGCGCTGGCCGGCGACTACTTCGGCACCCCGGTGAACCTGGCGGCCCGGCTGGTCGCGGCGGCCGCCCCGGGTCAGGTGCTGGCCTGCTCGGATCTGCGCGACCTGGTGCCCGACCGGCCCGCGGTGGCGCTGCCGCCGTTGACCCTCAAGGGTTTCGACGAGCCGGTGGCGGCCTACGACCTGCACCCCACCGCCGCCGGCTAG
- the gcvT gene encoding glycine cleavage system aminomethyltransferase GcvT: MSEVLQGPLEDRHRELGATFAEFGGWLMPVSYAGTVGEHTATRTAVGLFDVSHLGKALVRGPGAAEYINSAFTNDLRRIAPGKAQYTLCCNDSGGVIDDLIAYWVSDEEIFLVPNAANTAAVVAALTERAPAGITVTNEHRSYAVFAVQGPKSAEVLSRLGLPTEMEYMAFTDAELDGVGVRVCRTGYTGEHGYELLPPWDRARPVFDALVDEVQAAGGQLAGLGARDTLRTEMGYPLHGHELSPEITPLQARCGWAVGWKKDTFWGREALLAEKQAGPRRLLRGLKALDRGVLRAQLAVLDGDRRIGVTTSGTFSPTLKIGIALALIDTDAGIEDGQRVTVDVRGRALACEVVKPPFVEAKTR, translated from the coding sequence GTGAGCGAAGTTCTGCAGGGTCCGCTCGAGGACCGCCATCGGGAGCTGGGCGCTACCTTCGCCGAGTTCGGCGGCTGGCTGATGCCGGTGTCGTACGCCGGCACCGTCGGTGAACACACCGCGACACGCACCGCCGTCGGGCTGTTCGACGTCAGTCACCTCGGCAAGGCGCTGGTCCGGGGCCCGGGCGCGGCCGAGTACATCAACTCCGCGTTCACCAACGACCTGCGCCGCATCGCACCCGGCAAGGCGCAATACACGTTGTGCTGCAACGACTCCGGCGGCGTGATCGACGATCTGATCGCGTACTGGGTCAGCGACGAGGAGATCTTCCTGGTCCCCAACGCCGCCAACACCGCGGCGGTGGTCGCCGCGCTGACCGAGCGCGCCCCCGCGGGCATCACGGTCACCAACGAGCACCGGTCCTACGCGGTGTTCGCGGTGCAGGGCCCCAAGTCGGCCGAGGTGCTGTCCCGGCTCGGGCTGCCCACCGAGATGGAGTACATGGCGTTCACCGACGCCGAGCTCGACGGGGTCGGGGTGCGGGTCTGCCGCACCGGCTACACCGGTGAACACGGCTACGAGCTGCTGCCGCCGTGGGACCGGGCGCGGCCGGTCTTCGACGCGCTGGTCGACGAGGTGCAGGCGGCCGGCGGGCAGCTGGCCGGCCTCGGCGCCCGCGACACCCTGCGCACCGAGATGGGCTACCCGCTGCACGGTCACGAGCTGTCGCCGGAGATCACCCCGCTGCAGGCGCGCTGCGGCTGGGCCGTCGGCTGGAAGAAGGACACCTTCTGGGGCCGCGAGGCGCTGCTGGCCGAGAAGCAGGCCGGTCCGCGACGGCTGCTGCGCGGGCTCAAGGCGCTCGACCGCGGGGTGCTGCGGGCACAGCTGGCCGTGCTCGACGGCGACCGCCGGATCGGGGTGACCACCTCGGGCACGTTCTCCCCGACGCTCAAGATCGGGATCGCGTTAGCGCTGATCGACACCGACGCCGGCATCGAGGACGGGCAGCGCGTGACCGTCGACGTGCGCGGCCGAGCCCTGGCCTGTGAGGTGGTCAAACCGCCGTTCGTCGAGGCGAAAACCCGGTAG
- a CDS encoding leucyl aminopeptidase — MSPASSGFAVPSVTVSSSFPRRKSDDAVLIVGITNGAANGQDDDDNGSGGESSVRVVPTPYLQDAAVREIESALAALGAKAGAEQVTRLVAPSLPVASVLAVGLGKQRDDWPADAVRRAAGAAARSLNGATSVITTLSHLDAGAAVEGLILGAYRFTDFRSAKSAPKDDGLRSITVLAEGGAKAKATVARSVDIATAVTTARDFVNTPPSHLYPAEFARRAEALAKSAGLEVEVLDEKALTKAGYGGIIGVGQGSSRPPRLVRLIHRGGKGRKPRKVALVGKGITFDTGGISIKPAANMHHMTSDMGGAAAVIATVVLAAKQKLPIDVIATVPMAENMPSATAQRPGDVLTQYGGTTVEVLNTDAEGRLILADAIVRACEDEPDYLIETSTLTGAQMVALGTRTPGVMGSDEFRDRVAAISQSVGENGWPMPLPEELKDELKSQVADLANVSGSRWGGMLVAGTYLREFVADGVQWAHIDIAGPAFNSGGPWGYTPKGGTGVPTRTMFAVLENIATNG, encoded by the coding sequence GTGAGCCCAGCGAGTTCCGGTTTTGCAGTTCCCAGCGTCACCGTCAGCTCCTCGTTCCCCCGGCGCAAGTCCGATGACGCGGTGCTGATCGTCGGCATCACCAACGGGGCCGCCAACGGCCAGGACGACGACGACAACGGCTCGGGCGGCGAGTCGAGCGTGCGGGTGGTGCCGACCCCGTACCTGCAGGACGCGGCGGTCCGCGAGATCGAATCCGCACTCGCCGCGCTCGGCGCCAAGGCGGGCGCCGAGCAGGTCACCCGGCTGGTGGCGCCGTCGCTGCCGGTGGCCAGTGTGCTGGCGGTCGGGCTCGGTAAGCAGCGCGACGACTGGCCCGCCGATGCGGTGCGCCGGGCGGCGGGCGCGGCCGCCCGCTCGCTCAACGGGGCGACGTCGGTGATCACCACGCTGTCGCATCTCGACGCAGGTGCGGCGGTCGAGGGCCTGATCCTGGGGGCCTACCGGTTCACCGATTTCCGCAGCGCCAAGAGCGCCCCGAAGGACGACGGGTTGCGCAGCATCACGGTGCTGGCCGAGGGCGGGGCGAAGGCCAAGGCGACGGTGGCGCGCTCGGTCGACATCGCCACCGCGGTGACCACTGCACGCGATTTCGTCAACACTCCCCCGTCTCATCTGTATCCGGCTGAATTCGCAAGGCGTGCAGAGGCTTTGGCGAAGTCGGCGGGCCTCGAGGTCGAGGTGCTCGACGAGAAGGCGCTGACGAAGGCCGGTTACGGCGGGATCATCGGGGTCGGCCAGGGCTCGTCGCGCCCGCCGCGGCTGGTGCGGCTGATCCACCGCGGCGGCAAGGGCCGCAAGCCCAGGAAGGTCGCGCTGGTCGGCAAGGGCATCACGTTCGACACCGGCGGCATCTCGATCAAGCCGGCCGCCAACATGCACCACATGACCTCGGACATGGGCGGCGCGGCCGCGGTGATCGCGACCGTGGTGCTGGCGGCGAAACAGAAGCTGCCGATCGACGTGATCGCCACCGTGCCGATGGCCGAGAACATGCCGTCGGCGACCGCGCAGCGGCCCGGTGACGTGCTCACCCAGTACGGCGGCACCACCGTGGAGGTGCTCAACACCGACGCCGAGGGCCGGTTGATCCTGGCCGACGCGATCGTGCGGGCCTGCGAGGACGAACCGGACTACCTGATCGAGACCTCGACGCTGACCGGCGCGCAGATGGTAGCGCTGGGCACCCGCACCCCTGGGGTGATGGGCAGCGACGAGTTCCGCGACCGGGTGGCGGCGATCTCGCAGTCGGTCGGTGAGAACGGCTGGCCGATGCCGCTGCCCGAGGAACTCAAGGACGAGCTCAAGTCGCAGGTCGCCGACCTGGCGAACGTCAGCGGTTCGCGGTGGGGCGGGATGCTGGTCGCCGGCACCTATCTGCGCGAGTTCGTCGCCGACGGGGTGCAGTGGGCGCACATCGACATCGCCGGGCCGGCGTTCAACTCCGGCGGGCCGTGGGGGTACACGCCCAAGGGCGGCACCGGCGTGCCGACGCGCACCATGTTCGCGGTGCTGGAGAACATCGCCACCAATGGCTAG